Genomic window (Peromyscus eremicus chromosome 12, PerEre_H2_v1, whole genome shotgun sequence):
ttgaaaataatttttaaatgtatcatcTAACTGATTTATggaataaatttaaagaattcaaaataaaaaaaaaaaaaagtagtagaaGCAAAAGCATTTCTTAAACATGGGGAAATTATGTCCCAAAGCATTtcttatcatatctataaaaTAGGTTTCAGTAAGAAAAGTGTGGGGGAAGAAATTCAGACATTAAATCAAAGATTTCTTGGTAAGAAATCCAAATAATGCTACATGAACAAATTaaggaaaatgattttatatatatacatatatatatgcatctgtgtttatatatatatatatatatatatatatatatatatataatcttatgtACATATTCTTGAACAAGTGACTTATACAGGTCAGGGTAAGCTGTATGATATAAACATATAATCTGGTATCAATGACAATACATTGAAAGTTACTGAAAAGGAATATGATTTCACCTGAGAGCTGTTTGAAGAATCACCTGGTAGTAATGtttaggaaagaagaaagggagaacatGATGGAAGAAATGAACAATTAAACTATTGCAGACACACAGGCAAATGGTCTTGAGGATGAGAATATCAGTTTCAGTGTGAAAATGTGTGTAATATCATTTTTGAGAGATGGATAGTAAGGTTTGATCTGTAGATGGAtcgtatcttttttttaaaaaagtatagatAAAGTATTTCTGCTATCAAGGGCTTTTTATTCCCAGCCACATAGTCTGTGCTTTGTTATCAGATGCTCTCACCACAATTTGAATTTAAGTCATTTTTGTTCAAAGCTCCCTGTGTGTACAAGTCATATCAAGAAATTTGGATGTTACTTAAAAATATAGTGTGTTTTTGTGAACTCAAGGTTTTGGTTATTGCAGgaagaattaaaatatttccttccCCTTGTGccacatctctttctttttttctgtaggtGTATATTATTCAGTTCTTCAGTCTGCTTACATTCTTAATAAGCCAACGTGTGAATTGTTCAGAGACATAAATCACTTCTTGTCTTATTTCAAGAAGTGCAACAATCTAAGAGTATCTTCAAATTGGCTGGCTTTACCCTCATGACTTTGACtgcattttcatttgtgtgtttgaCTATGTTCAAATATTTGTCtattcatatttaatatatatatgagTTGAATTTCTTCATCAAAGGAAATTCACCATTTCACATCAAATATGTCAGGAAAGACACTGGATGGCTATGAGTATTCCAGAGGTATTCATTTCTTCAATGAAATCACACACAAAACTGCCAACAACACAGAGTAAATGTCTCATGACTTTCAGGTGTAATAACAGAATTTTCTTTCTATCACACTCAAGTGTTTTTGAGAGAAGTAAAATGATTATGATATTTAGTATATGcataacataataaaatgaaactaaaagtatttcctttctttctgctttatTCCAATATAAGAACAACTTACAAGAagttttcatatatgcatatcaaTGAATATAAGTGTATTTACCACTATATTAAGAAGATAATAATATATACAAATTCAATTCAATAGTCTATTCTAgaatttataatttcaaaatccACATTTACTTCTGCAATATtatgaattttaataaaattaatagttATTAATGAGATTTAAACtgttattttcaacatttttttcagaGAATCTATGACTTGCTTATTTCTGAGGCTGTAGATAATTGGATTTAATACAGGGATTATAACTGTGTAAAACAGAGAAAGGATCATGTCTTGATCATCTACTTCTGAAGATGCTGGGTGCACATACATGAAGAGAAGAGGTCCATAGTACAAAGACACAGACAGGAGGTGGGCTCCACAGGTGGAGAAGGCTTTCCTTACACCCTTGtcagacttcttttttaaaatggtaaAGAGAACAAATGTGTAAGAGATAAGAACTGTCATAATGGTAAATACTTGTATTGaaccagagaaaatgaaaattatcagATAATTCAAAGAAGGGTCAGTACAGGAAATTTTCAACAGTGGTATAACATCACAGTAGAAGTGATATATTATGTTGGAATTACAGAAGGTTAGTCTTAATAGAAAGCTTTCATGAATTACAGCATGAAGAAAGCCACCTACAAATGATAAAACTAATAGACGAATGCAGAGTCTATTGGTCATAATTACTGGATAAAGCAAAGGATTGCATATAGCTGCATAGCGATCATAAGCCATTGCTGCCAAGAGAAAACATTCTGTGGTCACACTTATTGCAAAGGAAAAGAACTGCACCATGCATTCAGAGACAGAAATCACCTTGCCCTTGTCCAAAAGATTGAATAGCATCTTTGGTGTCACTGTGGATGATAACCAAGTATCCACTAAAGCCAAATTActaaggaagaagtacatggggatGTGAAGTCAAGGGTCATTCCAGATAAGAGTGATAAGACCAAGGTTCCCCATTATGGTCATGAGGTATATTACCAAGAACACTAGAAACAGAAGGATTTTCC
Coding sequences:
- the LOC131922483 gene encoding LOW QUALITY PROTEIN: olfactory receptor 183-like (The sequence of the model RefSeq protein was modified relative to this genomic sequence to represent the inferred CDS: substituted 1 base at 1 genomic stop codon) yields the protein MEKENETVWIEFVLTGLRCQPQWKILLFLVFLVIYLMTIMGNLGLITLIWNDPXLHIPMYFFLSNLALVDTWLSSTVTPKMLFNLLDKGKVISVSECMVQFFSFAISVTTECFLLAAMAYDRYAAICNPLLYPVIMTNRLCIRLLVLSFVGGFLHAVIHESFLLRLTFCNSNIIYHFYCDVIPLLKISCTDPSLNYLIIFIFSGSIQVFTIMTVLISYTFVLFTILKKKSDKGVRKAFSTCGAHLLSVSLYYGPLLFMYVHPASSEVDDQDMILSLFYTVIIPVLNPIIYSLRNKQVIDSLKKMLKITV